One Oceanicoccus sagamiensis genomic region harbors:
- a CDS encoding sulfatase-like hydrolase/transferase, with translation MKKLLSLLLIIAVTGWIGWQNRIELIVWAAPKLSNTLNPFAPNKPIEWPQGPATAEAPANERPPNVILILTDDMGFNDISLYNGGAADGSQMTPNIDAIAHQGVRFDNGYAANAICAPSRASMLTGRYSTRFGFEYTPIFKMGPRIFSWMQELEPKTLPLIIDTETAATLPPVEDLGMPAEEITIAEVLKQQNYYTAHIGKWHVGSLEGMRPEDQGFDDSLYMKGTLYLPEDHPDVVNAKIEGDAIDRMVWATARYGAQFNGGSPFEPKGYITDYYTDEAVKVIEANRNRPFFLYLAHWGPHNPIQATREDYDAFPHIENHTLRVYAGMMRALDRSVEKVTAALEANGLSDNTLIIFSSDNGGAGYIGLPDINKPYRGWKLTHFEGGTHVPFMAKWPKKIKAGSRFQDPVHHIDIFHTIVAAAGAKAPTDRKLDGVDLLPYIRGENTTAPHQTLFWRQGFQQTVLHNGWKLIRSEQPEKPNAEVKKFLFNLKEDPTERNNLQAQRADKVGELEFLLDQHNSEQAAPAWPSVLKAPQLIDKTTNEEYQQGDTYLYWPN, from the coding sequence ATGAAAAAACTACTAAGCCTGTTATTGATTATCGCCGTTACTGGCTGGATTGGTTGGCAAAACCGGATTGAACTGATTGTCTGGGCAGCCCCTAAACTCAGCAATACCCTTAATCCCTTTGCCCCTAACAAACCTATTGAATGGCCACAGGGCCCGGCAACCGCCGAAGCCCCCGCCAATGAAAGACCGCCCAATGTTATTTTAATTTTAACTGATGATATGGGCTTTAATGATATTTCTCTCTATAACGGCGGTGCCGCCGATGGCAGTCAGATGACGCCCAATATCGATGCCATTGCCCACCAGGGTGTGCGCTTTGATAATGGCTATGCTGCCAATGCGATCTGTGCACCGTCGCGGGCGTCCATGTTAACCGGCCGCTACTCCACCCGCTTTGGTTTTGAGTACACACCGATTTTTAAAATGGGCCCAAGAATTTTTAGCTGGATGCAAGAATTAGAACCTAAAACTTTACCGCTAATTATTGACACAGAAACCGCAGCCACCCTACCACCAGTAGAAGACCTTGGCATGCCAGCGGAAGAAATCACCATTGCTGAAGTGCTTAAGCAACAAAATTACTATACCGCCCATATTGGCAAATGGCATGTGGGCTCACTGGAGGGAATGCGCCCGGAAGACCAGGGCTTTGACGATAGCCTGTATATGAAAGGCACCCTCTACTTACCGGAAGATCACCCCGATGTGGTAAACGCCAAAATCGAAGGCGATGCTATTGATCGTATGGTCTGGGCAACGGCACGCTACGGCGCACAATTTAATGGCGGCAGCCCCTTTGAACCCAAGGGCTATATCACCGATTATTATACTGACGAAGCTGTTAAGGTTATTGAAGCCAACCGGAATCGTCCATTCTTTTTATATTTGGCACATTGGGGACCTCACAACCCAATTCAAGCAACTCGGGAAGATTATGACGCTTTTCCCCATATCGAAAACCACACCCTTAGGGTCTATGCCGGCATGATGCGCGCACTGGACCGCAGTGTAGAAAAAGTCACTGCCGCACTGGAAGCTAATGGCCTTAGCGATAACACGTTAATTATTTTTAGCAGCGACAATGGTGGCGCCGGCTATATCGGCCTACCAGATATTAATAAACCTTACCGAGGCTGGAAGCTAACACATTTTGAAGGCGGCACTCATGTACCGTTTATGGCTAAGTGGCCCAAAAAGATTAAAGCTGGCAGCCGGTTTCAGGACCCTGTTCACCATATCGATATTTTCCATACCATCGTAGCAGCCGCAGGAGCTAAAGCACCCACCGACCGCAAACTGGACGGGGTAGATTTATTACCCTATATCCGCGGTGAAAATACTACAGCGCCTCACCAAACCTTATTTTGGCGGCAAGGATTCCAACAAACTGTATTGCATAATGGCTGGAAATTAATTCGAAGCGAGCAGCCTGAGAAACCCAATGCAGAAGTAAAAAAGTTTTTGTTTAACTTGAAAGAAGACCCCACTGAAAGAAACAATCTGCAGGCACAACGAGCCGACAAAGTGGGGGAATTGGAATTTTTACTGGACCAACACAACTCAGAGCAGGCTGCACCAGCATGGCCTAGCGTATTGAAGGCACCCCAACTCATCGATAAGACGACGAATGAAGAGTACCAGCAAGGTGATACCTATCTTTATTGGCCAAACTAG
- a CDS encoding alkyl/aryl-sulfatase, with the protein MAVGLYHRSLNNELLSPIGLNPIRPVTYRLWRSAGPKDNSVSANGNSAPSSDTLKKNRAVLKQLPFSDTRDFEEAERGLIVTADNLVVKHSKTGDTIWDMPAYQFIKGDAPDSVNPSLWRQAKLNNVPGLYQVKDGIWQLRNFDLATLTIIEGETGWILVDPNTSLETGQAAKAFLQQHLFKDKPITAVVFTHSHIDHFGGVAAFINDQEYQSGKVTLVAPEGFVKEASSENIMLGNAMSRRAGYQYGSSLTPGPRGNIDLGLGKSVPFGTTSLFVPNKIIRETGETHSIDGVEFVFQIASGTEAPAEFTFYLPEHNAFCGAEVISRTLHNVYTLRGAKVRDALLWSQVIDSILQNYGQADVIFNSHHWPIWGQERIRNYLANQRDTYKFIHDQTVRMILKGMTPNEIANTIQLPESLSQQFYSRGYYGTVEHNAKAVYQYYMGWFDGNPANLHPLPPADTAPKYIEMMGGIDNVIAKAQSYYENGEYQWVAELLNHAVFAEPNNQAAKALLANTYDQMAYQAESGPWRSEYLTAAHELRNGITAPALRTEDARGVLTRTPITTFLETIAVNIDSEKAEGKTLVVEFIFSDVNERYVLSLNNSVLNFYPRPLNTNNTLEPSVSLTLTKAILLNLITGTGDLKNTLFSDDLSIEGSKLDLLSFFGSMSSPTENFPIVTP; encoded by the coding sequence ATGGCAGTTGGCCTCTACCACAGGTCATTAAACAATGAACTACTCTCGCCTATTGGCCTTAACCCTATCCGCCCTGTTACTTACCGCCTGTGGCGAAGCGCCGGGCCTAAAGATAACAGCGTTTCGGCAAATGGTAATAGCGCACCTTCGAGCGATACCCTGAAAAAAAATCGCGCCGTATTAAAACAGCTACCATTCTCTGATACCCGGGATTTTGAAGAGGCCGAACGAGGATTGATTGTAACTGCGGACAATCTGGTGGTTAAGCATTCAAAGACTGGCGATACTATTTGGGATATGCCTGCCTATCAGTTTATCAAAGGCGATGCACCAGATTCTGTTAACCCCAGCCTGTGGCGTCAGGCCAAGCTTAATAATGTGCCGGGGCTTTATCAGGTTAAAGACGGTATTTGGCAGTTACGCAACTTTGATCTCGCTACCCTAACCATTATTGAAGGCGAAACCGGTTGGATTTTAGTAGACCCCAATACTTCATTAGAAACCGGTCAGGCCGCCAAAGCTTTTTTACAACAGCACTTATTTAAAGATAAACCGATCACTGCGGTGGTTTTTACCCATAGCCATATTGATCATTTTGGTGGTGTTGCCGCATTTATCAATGACCAAGAGTATCAATCAGGCAAAGTGACCCTGGTTGCTCCAGAAGGCTTTGTCAAAGAAGCCTCCAGCGAAAATATTATGCTGGGCAATGCAATGAGCCGTCGCGCCGGTTATCAATATGGCTCTTCACTAACACCCGGCCCCAGAGGCAATATTGATTTAGGCCTGGGGAAATCTGTGCCTTTTGGCACCACCTCCTTATTTGTACCGAATAAGATCATTCGAGAAACTGGTGAAACCCATAGCATCGACGGCGTGGAGTTTGTTTTCCAAATCGCCTCAGGTACAGAAGCCCCAGCTGAATTTACCTTTTATTTACCCGAGCATAATGCCTTTTGCGGCGCAGAAGTCATTAGCCGCACACTTCATAACGTCTATACCCTACGTGGTGCCAAAGTCCGCGACGCCTTATTATGGAGCCAGGTGATCGATAGTATTTTGCAAAACTACGGCCAGGCTGACGTGATTTTTAACAGCCACCACTGGCCTATCTGGGGGCAGGAACGTATTCGCAACTACTTAGCAAACCAGCGCGACACCTATAAATTTATTCACGACCAAACCGTTAGAATGATTTTAAAAGGCATGACTCCCAATGAAATTGCCAATACCATCCAGCTGCCAGAATCACTTAGCCAACAATTTTATTCCCGTGGTTATTACGGCACCGTAGAACATAATGCCAAGGCCGTTTATCAATATTATATGGGCTGGTTTGATGGCAACCCTGCCAACCTTCATCCCTTGCCACCAGCAGACACGGCGCCTAAATATATTGAGATGATGGGCGGCATTGACAACGTGATCGCCAAAGCCCAAAGCTATTACGAAAACGGCGAATACCAGTGGGTCGCCGAATTACTTAACCACGCTGTGTTTGCCGAGCCCAACAATCAGGCAGCAAAAGCATTACTGGCCAACACCTATGACCAGATGGCGTACCAGGCTGAGTCCGGCCCCTGGCGCAGTGAATACCTAACGGCGGCCCATGAATTACGCAACGGAATTACAGCACCGGCATTAAGAACCGAAGATGCCCGTGGCGTTTTAACCCGCACTCCAATTACTACCTTTTTGGAAACCATCGCCGTCAATATCGATAGTGAAAAAGCGGAAGGTAAAACGCTGGTGGTTGAATTTATATTTAGCGATGTCAATGAACGCTATGTCTTATCACTGAACAATTCAGTATTGAATTTTTATCCCAGACCACTTAATACTAATAATACACTGGAGCCCAGCGTTAGCTTAACGCTAACCAAAGCCATTTTATTAAACCTGATTACTGGCACGGGTGACTTAAAAAACACCTTGTTCAGTGATGATTTATCGATAGAGGGTAGCAAGCTGGATTTACTCAGCTTTTTTGGCTCCATGTCTTCGCCCACTGAGAATTTCCCTATTGTTACGCCCTAA
- a CDS encoding DUF1254 domain-containing protein — protein MKIKLFGLGIIGLSAVLAYQGVSQLKQFSSAYIYGYPLLLMHETEKVMLSGPVAENQLTHNITFPDHNFRNVVRPNVDTLYTIAWLNLAKEPQVLSVPDMGERYYISPFMDAWTNVFASVGTRTTGNQAGDYILVGPDWQGELPQDVATIQSPTNQVWMIQRIQTNGTDDVEAVKTMQKQFALASLSQWQQGISTEVYSGTISKNDPDNNPALTVEQMSANTFLATLADVLALQASPAEDKAAIETLAALGVTAGQYSPDAQGWLGQAMADWAINFTQEKIKQQLAEPRELDNGWAIFRDGIGNYGTDYRFRTGVAIIGLGALPPEDALYPNTLVDSTGQTLDGQHSYKLHFQAGQVPPVNAFWSVTMYDSEGFLIENPINRYALGSRDKLQYNADGSLDILLQQQRPASGTDNWLPTPSDNFAVTLRLYAPQSSATNGSWPLPQVIKQ, from the coding sequence ATGAAAATCAAACTGTTTGGCTTGGGCATTATTGGGCTGTCTGCGGTACTAGCCTATCAAGGCGTATCACAACTTAAGCAATTCTCCAGTGCTTATATTTACGGCTACCCATTACTACTGATGCATGAAACTGAAAAGGTGATGCTATCCGGGCCGGTTGCTGAAAATCAGTTAACACATAATATAACTTTCCCCGACCACAATTTTCGCAATGTGGTACGCCCCAATGTCGATACACTCTACACGATTGCCTGGTTAAACCTGGCGAAGGAACCACAGGTATTATCGGTACCGGATATGGGTGAGCGCTATTATATCTCCCCATTTATGGATGCCTGGACCAATGTGTTTGCCTCTGTAGGCACACGCACTACCGGCAATCAGGCCGGGGATTATATATTGGTTGGACCTGACTGGCAGGGTGAGTTACCGCAAGACGTCGCAACGATTCAATCACCAACTAACCAGGTATGGATGATTCAACGTATTCAGACCAATGGCACCGATGATGTGGAAGCAGTTAAAACCATGCAAAAACAGTTTGCCTTAGCCTCTCTCTCCCAGTGGCAACAAGGTATTAGCACCGAGGTTTATAGCGGCACTATTAGTAAAAACGATCCGGATAATAACCCCGCCTTAACGGTAGAGCAGATGTCGGCCAATACCTTTTTAGCCACTCTGGCAGACGTACTCGCCCTACAGGCAAGTCCGGCAGAAGATAAAGCGGCGATAGAAACTCTGGCCGCCCTCGGTGTAACAGCCGGCCAGTATTCCCCCGACGCACAAGGCTGGCTGGGGCAGGCAATGGCCGACTGGGCGATTAATTTCACCCAGGAAAAAATCAAACAGCAACTGGCAGAGCCGCGAGAGCTGGATAATGGCTGGGCAATTTTCCGTGATGGTATTGGTAACTACGGCACGGATTATCGATTCCGCACCGGCGTGGCGATTATCGGACTAGGTGCCCTACCACCGGAAGATGCTCTATACCCCAATACTCTGGTCGATAGTACAGGCCAAACTCTGGATGGCCAGCATAGCTATAAGCTGCACTTTCAGGCAGGGCAAGTACCACCGGTTAATGCCTTTTGGTCCGTCACTATGTATGACAGTGAAGGCTTCCTGATTGAAAACCCGATTAATCGTTATGCTCTGGGCAGTCGGGATAAGCTGCAATATAATGCGGACGGCTCGCTGGATATTCTGCTACAACAGCAGCGACCCGCTAGCGGCACTGACAACTGGTTACCCACACCCAGCGATAACTTTGCCGTAACACTGCGTCTTTATGCTCCCCAATCATCGGCTACCAATGGCAGTTGGCCTCTACCACAGGTCATTAAACAATGA
- a CDS encoding SDR family NAD(P)-dependent oxidoreductase, translating into MSSQNKTKNGLFDQRVAAITGAGSGIGQQLALQLATEGCHLALADISQDGLNTTLEQLKGLDVRITTHTVDVADQAQIEQFAATVASEHGGVNFLFNNAGVALGGRIDSVSDEDMHWLMNINYWGVVYGCRAFLPLLKQQQVAHIVNVSSVFGLFTAPYNGIYSASKFAVNGFTDALAQELRKSPVNVSCAFPAGIKTAIAKSARMIADTDANRSEKDLQRTIEKMFWTTAAEAATEIIDGVNRNKQRILVGKGAFWMDLARRILPVNYTRLFKL; encoded by the coding sequence ATGAGTAGCCAGAATAAGACAAAGAACGGACTATTTGACCAACGGGTCGCCGCGATTACCGGTGCCGGTTCTGGCATTGGCCAACAACTGGCGCTGCAACTGGCCACTGAGGGCTGTCATCTGGCGCTGGCGGATATTAGCCAGGACGGCCTTAATACCACGCTGGAGCAACTGAAGGGGTTGGATGTTCGCATTACAACCCATACCGTTGATGTGGCCGACCAGGCACAGATAGAACAATTTGCGGCGACGGTCGCCAGTGAGCACGGCGGGGTTAATTTTTTATTTAATAATGCCGGCGTTGCACTAGGCGGTCGTATTGATAGTGTTAGTGATGAAGATATGCACTGGCTAATGAATATTAATTACTGGGGTGTGGTTTATGGTTGCCGCGCTTTTTTACCGTTGTTAAAGCAGCAACAGGTTGCCCATATTGTTAATGTGAGTTCTGTCTTTGGTTTATTTACCGCACCCTATAACGGCATTTACAGCGCCTCAAAATTTGCCGTTAATGGCTTTACCGATGCACTGGCACAGGAACTGAGAAAATCCCCGGTGAATGTTTCATGCGCCTTCCCTGCCGGTATTAAAACCGCTATAGCCAAGAGCGCGCGAATGATTGCAGATACTGATGCCAACCGCAGCGAAAAGGATTTGCAACGCACCATAGAAAAAATGTTTTGGACCACAGCGGCAGAAGCAGCCACTGAAATTATTGACGGTGTTAATCGTAATAAACAGCGTATACTCGTCGGCAAAGGTGCATTTTGGATGGACCTGGCCAGACGGATTTTACCGGTTAATTACACCCGTTTATTTAAACTTTAA